Below is a genomic region from Hevea brasiliensis isolate MT/VB/25A 57/8 chromosome 3, ASM3005281v1, whole genome shotgun sequence.
taccccaaagtaatcactttaaatatctcggctcagtccttcaagtatatgggggatgtgaggaggatgttagtcataggattaaagccggatggtcgaagtggagacgtgccacgggagttttatgtgatcgcaagattcctaataagttaAAAGGAAGATTTTACTGTACAGCCGTACGACCGGCTattttatatggtagtgagtgttgggcattgaaggagtcgtatgcatctaagataagagttgcagagatgagaatgttaaggtggatgagttgccatactagactagataaagtccgtaatgagagtattggaGAAAAGGttggagtggtaccaattgaggataagttgagagaagagagattgaggtggtttggtcatgtgaaatgtagacatacggaggctccagttagacaagtagagcacattaggttagaggatagaaataaaaaaaggggtagacctaaattgacttggaggagagtagtacaacataacctagaagcattacaaatttctgaggatttaacccaaaatcgtttagagtggagaaagcgaatccatatagccgaccctaaatttttgggataaatgcttagttgagttgagttgagttgtatctaATCTGATTGAATCTTAACAGGACAAGTTTGAATATTATATAATTGGATTCGAAATTAGTttgagttttaaaaataataCTCATGATGGGTTCAAATCGAATTTAGGTTTTATATATTCAATGTCTGTTATCCAAACTCGTTTATTTAatactaattaaatataaaatatatattttttataataatatttataaattttcatatattttattttatataaaataaaatttaaatattttatgaaattattaaaatataaattattaatcaaaataatttttaatgtaaaatattaattaaaatatataaaattaaataaattcaaatttttttcaagtaataataatcggacttaaaataaattcagataattgataataaattttaattaaatttaatataaatataaattttaataataataattaaatttaaattgaaataaagTAATTTTTACGGATATCTTAATCCGTATACATGCATGCACGTAGAGCCTGTTTTCTCTTCCCGTTTGGGTTTTCATTAAAATATTATTTCGTGCAttttaattttttcctttttattttatgtGTGCGTATgttatatttcttaaaaaaaaaataacttttaatatttctttatttatgTTGCGCACACAAGCTGAAATGCTGGACTGGATTTAAACAAAAGCCTTTTAGACCCGACTCGATTCGGGCATGTCCTGGCCTCGGATCCATTCATTGTAATCTAAGATCCAAGTATCCAACCCGACCGACAATCATTCGGGCTGGAAGTACGTGATCTGCACGTGGCCCTTCTACAAATATAACTAAACTCCCAGTTTCCGTCGAGTTCTTCTCTGGCCTTCGCCTTCGAAAGCTTTATCTGGTAATCGAAAGACAAATTGTAAACTTCAGGCTAGAAATTACTCGATTCTGTTCTAGGGTTTTAATACTTCAGTTTTTTcaatagctattattattatcattattattattattattattgcgtgtttttaaaatttatttttctatgtTATGTTTTATGAGTTTTGGATTGATTCTTTATGGTGCCTTGAATTAGGAAAAACAAGTGGCGAAAAATCATCCTTGGAAAGCTTCGCAATTTGAGATTTTGTTAGGGATTTTGTTGTCAATTTCGTGGAAGAGCCCTTTCTGATTTAGGTTTTTTTGTTATTTGGATCTCAGGGATTGCATAAAGCAGGTTAATATCATCTGGGGTTGAATTTTACAGGCAATCATGTCAGTCACAGCCGGTGTCAGTGATATTGCTCTAGCTGTCAGGGACAAGCTTAGAGGTAAAATTGGGCAAACTAAAGTTAAAAGGTATTGGCCTGGCAAAGCACCCGAGTGGGCTGATGATGCTGATGAAGATGGGGATATCAAAATGGCTAGGGCAGATGCCCTGGAGAAAGCTTTTCCTACTCAGGAAGATTCAGATTTTGCTAGGAAAGATGATCCTAGACTGCGTCGTCTGGCTGAGAGCAGGATTGATAACCGTGACGAAGTGAGAGCTGATCACCGGCGCATCCGGCAAGCTGAAATTATTGCAACAGAAGAGGAGGAAACCCGGAGACAAGAATGGGCAGATATGGAGGAAGAGAATGAGGAAGCCTtggaggaaagaagaagaagaattaagGAGAAGTCACGTCTGAGAGAGCAAGAAGAAGCTGCACTTCCGGCTGAAGAAGAGGAGGAAGAAGCGGAAGAAGAGGAGGAAGAGGAATCTGAATATGAAACTGACTCTGAAGAAGAAACAATGGGTTTGGCCATGGTCAAGCCAATCTTTGTGCCAAAGTCTGAGAGAGAAACCATAGCTGAGCGTGAGCGGCTTGAGGCTGAAGAACGAGCTATTGAGGAAAAGGAAAGGAGGAAATTGGAGGAAAGGAAGGTGGAGACAAAGCAAATATTGGTTGAGGAGATTCAGAAGGAGGAACTAATTCAGAAGAATTTGGAAATGGAGGCAAATATTGCCGATGTGGACACCGATGATGAAGTCAATGAGGCAGAGGAGTATGAGGCTTGGAAGGTGAGAGAGATTGCAAGGATCAAAAGGGATAGAGATGATCGTGAGGCAATGTTGAAGGAGAAGGAAGAGATTGAGAAGGTGAGAAACATGACAGATGAAGAGAGGAGGGAGTGGGAGAGGAAAAATCCGAAACCTGCCCCACTACCAAAGCAGAAGTGGAGGTTCATGCAGAAATACTACCATAAGGGTGCTTTCTTCCAGAATGAGCCTGATGATACTGCTGCCACTACTGGGTCAGATTCAATTTACAAGCGTGATTTCTCCGCCCCAACTGGAGAAGATAAGATGGAcaaatccatattacctaaagtTATGCAAGTCAAACACTTCGGCCGTAGTGGAAGAACCAAATGGACGCATCTTGTCAATGAGGATACAACTGATTGGAACAACCCGTAAGTTTGCTCTTCCTGTAAATTCGTGTTGTCTTTTCTAGTTGCTTTGTTCAGTTTGCTGTTCTCTGAGCATTCATCTGTGTTAGACGTAGTCTGGTTCATACTTATTATTGAATACTCAAAtcatccaatatatatatatatatatatatatatatatatatatatatatatatatatatcacctaGAGAACATGGTAACTTATGGAACGAGAAATAAATTTGGTAGTTTGGACTTTTCTGATTCTTGTGATTGCACAATTTGTTTTTAACCAGTATGTATCACTCTAATTTGAGGAAGTTCTAGCTTTGAACTCTAATTGTAAGTGCTTGATAGTATATTCTTGTTAATGGAAACCATTTAACTCCAGATCTGAAGATATTGTTTtacattataatattaaaataatgcaGATCAAAATTAAAATCTTTGGCACCAAGTGTAGTTGAATCAGCTATTAACAGTGACAATAACTTATCCCCTTTTTTCTGTGTTCTATGCTATATCTTTGATGGAGAATACATCACTCATGAAGAAGGTAATGGAATTGGTATTTTTAAAGAGAGAAATTTTTTCTTAAGTTACCTAACCTGTAATGTTTGTATTGAAAATGTTGGAGTCAgggaattgaatgaaattaaatttttatttcaggAGCTTCTTGTTTTTAGGCTGTTAAACAGTAATAAATGGTCTTCAAGCAATTTCTGAACACAGGCTTTAAGAACATGCGAGTATTCTATATGGTCATTGTACCATTTAAGAACATGTGAAATGCATCCTTGTCTTTTCAATTGGATAAAAAGATATGGTTTTTGTCTTTTTTCTACCATATGGGTCCTATATGTTTTAATCATGGTGGGATGCTGGGATATGATTTCTAAAATCTTTTGGTCTGATGCGAAGCTATTTTTGGGATGCATCACAAAATTTACCTCTGTAGCATATTAGCACAATCAAGGACAGAACAAATTCATCCTGATACTTAGCTCTAAGCTATGTTTAGTTCCTGGAACAATACCTTATCATTTGTTTGTTTTGCAGGTGGACGCACAATGATTCTCTTCGTGCGAAGTACAATGGAAAAATGGCCGGAATGAATGCACCTATAAGTAGACCTAGAGGAAGCAAGAAGTTGAAGGATTGGGATGTGTGATAAATTTTGTCAGTGTAGTCGTCTCCAGCCCAAATCATTCTCGCTCCTGTCTTTAACTGGAGATATTAAAAGGGATCTAAATTGTGTAACTGTTGAAATCTCTAGATTCTTGGCAATTATTATATAGGTTCATCATCATGCCCTTTTTGTAGTGTAACTTTTTATCTTAATCATGGTGCAGAACAAGCAATTAGGCATTTTCAATGAATGAATAATTTCATTTGCAAATGTTGGTGAGATGCTGTTTAGTAATTTTTGTCAACTTTATTTGCTTCCATTGATGTTTCCATGCTGTGCTTGCGGCCATTGACTGTCTCGTTGGCGGAAATTGTTtctgaaaattattttatttgataTAATACCTtagtatttaataataataataatgatagaaGGGCTGACATTCTGTTCTATGTATCTAGCTTTCTGACTGATTTCAGGCAAAGTACGTTTGTAGAAGAAATTGAAAACTCCATTGAGAATAATAATTCCCATCTTTTTCTTCTTTATGCACTACCCTTAGCTGGAGAAAATTGTTTTCCACTTCAACTTTCTGCTCCTCTAGCCTGAAATTATGAATCTTAATTGTGTAGGCGCATTTATGGGTGTGCAATTGATTAGTTTTAGTTCTGAATCGAATTAAATTGGGCTAATCaaaaaatgaataaatttaatgGAATCGAACTAAACATTATCAGTTGATTGATTTTCAATACACATATGCATTCACGACCCACTATGGTATAGCTTGTGGTGTGGATAGATATCATGATATAGTTTGCGGTATAGACACTGGATAGGAACTGCAGTATGACTTTATGGTGTAACTTGCAGTATGACTTGCAATGTGAACGAAAACTGTGGTATAGCTAGAAACCATGGTGTGATCTGGAGAGAAGTAGAGATTAAGGAAGGGGGTTTATGTAACTGATCAAAATGGCAGTTCATTCATCAGTTTGattcaattattttcattttttaatcttaataatcaaattcaaaataatttaaaaatagttaaaaccaaattaataaattaaaaaataaattaaattactttgATTCAATGTTTGATTAAAACTGTTGTATGCTCACCTTGGACACCCAAATCATAGACATTTTATCAGATACAATTTATAAAGCCATGAAGCTTTctttaacaataataaaaaaaaaaaaaaggctttcaATGCTCAACTTAGGCCTAAGGCCCAAGCGACTGAAAGCGGAGCAGTCTCGGTCCATCTATAAATCCCTTAAGAATAGAAATCTCCCCTTCGATTTCCTGCCCTTGTTTCCATCTCTCTTGCCTCGCGATCATGGCAGAAGAAGGAGAAGAttccaaattcaattctccccaACCTCCTCCTGTATGCTCTTCTCTTCAATAAATGTCCTGTTTTTAGTTGGATTTTTTTTAGTCAAAGTAGCTTAATCATATTGAATATTTGATGTATGTAGCAGTTTCTGGAGGTTGCCTGCAAAAGTTTGGGTAAAATAAGCCGCTTTGCGGCTGGTACCAGGGCAGGATTTGCAGTGTCTTTGATAAACAGGAAGTTAGAAGCTGGAGCCCCTCTTGTTTCGCATATTGAAGCAGTTAAAGATGGGGAGGAACCCATAAGTTTTGGGCCTGATGCGATTCTTGTGGATTATAGCAATGGCTGGAAGTTGCAGACTGTTACTGAGTTGGATTTTGGTGGTAATTGATCTCACTTGGTTTCGGTTGTGTTTTTGTTTTGTTAGTACTGAATGAAGTAGATTTCAGTGTTGGTTTGTGgtgatttttcctttttcttcttggtGTAGGTGTTAGAAAAGCAGAAAGCATTCGGCTGATTCCAACACAAGCCCCTAATTTAGTATGATCTTCTTTCTTATCTGTTTGGAATTTTCTGTGTTGTCTGTTTGAGTGTGTTGGTGGATCTGAGATTTGAGATTTTTATTGATGAAGCCAGTTATTCACTGCAAAAATTAAATCTTTGTTTCTATGTTTGTTGCAATGACATTATTTCTATGAGCCATTAATCCATGGAAAATAGTGAGGAATATGGATGGTTCTAGTGGACTTCTTCTGGGAAAATTACAAAGACGGAatcggttttttttttttccattcaaATATTTTTGCCTACACACGTCGGGTAGCTAATTGCATATTAGAAATTCGAGATATTCATATATAAATTCTTCAAACTACTGGTCCAGCAACATTTTCCGATGTGTTACTGAAGAATTTGATTGCAAAATTAACTGCAAGCAAGGATAGCTCTCCAAAAGGCTCCACCTTTCTTCTTAGTTTAGATAACAGATGGCCCCAATTTTGGTGAATAGCCATCTTTTGGTTGGATTCATTTGAATGGCTTGGTTAAGATCTAGAGCATCCTAGTATGTGATTCATGTGTGcatgtattttcaattctttatcaatcAATAACAAGGGGCTTTCAACATGGTTAATGCAGAGTTCTATGAAgttcagaaaaatgctatagctTTTAGATTAGTAACCCTATCTTGACAAGTTCTTATATCATTGGAAAAGCTAAAATTGTATCCTAAAATCATGGTTGCTGCTTTACCATACTATTGCAGTCCATAAATATGGAATGCCAGAGAAACTAGTGTAGGATAAccctcagattttttttttttctttttttcgtgTTATACATACTGGTTGGTAAGGGCGGAGGCATTGGTTGACTGGGGGGACATCGCctccccaatttttttttttaaaaaaaattatttagctattaataaaaattttgcaaCATGGCCCCTTCAAAAATTTTATGTGGTCTCCCCAATTATATGGTTATCCACCTTGTTGATAGATTGATTCATCTTGTTTTAACTCTTCTGGTATTTATGACTACTAAACATTCATTCTTGGCTATGAAAATGGTGAAAACAAAACTTTGCTACAAAAGTGGAAGATAAATTTCTTGCAAATAATTTGGTTTTTTATATTGAAAGGGAGATTGTTAAGACATTCAATTCACATTTCATTCTTGATGATTGGGTTTCTCTTAAAAAAAATGTTTATAATTTTAGATAAGATGTTTGatcttttctcctttttttttttaatttttagaatccaaaaatatttaatatttttagtgAACAGCTTTTTATCCTATTGTTACTTATTAATATATAAGTACTATATTTGTTTTTGTCTTTTAATTGTTTATAACaatataaagagaaaaaaaaatctaaaatctaAGGCCCCCCAAGTTCCGTGGTCATGCTCGGCCACAGGGCTCCAGTCTAGCAATTAGTGTTCACAATGCTAGTCTATTGTGGCTGTACTATCCAAAAGACCCGGTTTGAGCAACAATATTCTGTTGCCTTGATTTTCCTCTGAAAAGCATTTGCACTggagttttatttatttatcttgcTATAGATTATTCAATTGAGATTGGAACATTATTGACCTTAAGTGATCTGTACTTGGCTTTTTGTTTCAGCAGATTTTTGAAGGCAGACGTCCAGCAAAGATAGTTCCTAAATCAGGAGTCAGTTTTTTGTACATTGCAAAGATATTACTTGCCTTTGTTTTGATTTTTGTACTTGGTGCAATTTTTACAGTGGCCCTGGAGAATCTTCCAAGATTGATACTGTTAATTAACTCGTATACTAATTGATATTCCTGAACGTATATATATGGAAATGGGATGTATCATTTTGAAGATTACTTCAAATACTCTTAAAACATCTTCTACCCACTTTGTGAGGGTTATCAATGAGTCAAGGCAATTACTTCATGCAAGTCATG
It encodes:
- the LOC110638433 gene encoding uncharacterized protein LOC110638433, giving the protein MSVTAGVSDIALAVRDKLRGKIGQTKVKRYWPGKAPEWADDADEDGDIKMARADALEKAFPTQEDSDFARKDDPRLRRLAESRIDNRDEVRADHRRIRQAEIIATEEEETRRQEWADMEEENEEALEERRRRIKEKSRLREQEEAALPAEEEEEEAEEEEEEESEYETDSEEETMGLAMVKPIFVPKSERETIAERERLEAEERAIEEKERRKLEERKVETKQILVEEIQKEELIQKNLEMEANIADVDTDDEVNEAEEYEAWKVREIARIKRDRDDREAMLKEKEEIEKVRNMTDEERREWERKNPKPAPLPKQKWRFMQKYYHKGAFFQNEPDDTAATTGSDSIYKRDFSAPTGEDKMDKSILPKVMQVKHFGRSGRTKWTHLVNEDTTDWNNPWTHNDSLRAKYNGKMAGMNAPISRPRGSKKLKDWDV
- the LOC110638435 gene encoding uncharacterized protein LOC110638435 isoform X2, which encodes MAEEGEDSKFNSPQPPPFLEVACKSLGKISRFAAGTRAGFAVSLINRKLEAGAPLVSHIEAVKDGEEPISFGPDAILVDYSNGWKLQTVTELDFGGVRKAESIRLIPTQAPNLQIFEGRRPAKIVPKSGVSFLYIAKILLAFVLIFVLGAIFTVALENLPRLILLINSYTN
- the LOC110638435 gene encoding uncharacterized protein LOC110638435 isoform X1, which encodes MAEEGEDSKFNSPQPPPQFLEVACKSLGKISRFAAGTRAGFAVSLINRKLEAGAPLVSHIEAVKDGEEPISFGPDAILVDYSNGWKLQTVTELDFGGVRKAESIRLIPTQAPNLQIFEGRRPAKIVPKSGVSFLYIAKILLAFVLIFVLGAIFTVALENLPRLILLINSYTN
- the LOC110638435 gene encoding uncharacterized protein LOC110638435 isoform X3 yields the protein MAEEGEDSKFNSPQPPPQFLEVACKSLGKISRFAAGTRAGFAVSLINRKLEAGAPLVSHIEAVKDGEEPISFGPDAILVDYSNGWKLQTVTELDFGGVRKAESIRLIPTQAPNLIFEGRRPAKIVPKSGVSFLYIAKILLAFVLIFVLGAIFTVALENLPRLILLINSYTN